Proteins from a single region of Hymenobacter aquaticus:
- a CDS encoding protein adenylyltransferase SelO: MPTLPTIDQAAFQNSFVEEMRGDDSLHNVPRQVPGYHYSRVRPTPVAAPRLLAWADELADFLGLRKPAERGPAVEALAGNRVTDTMKPFAARYGGHQFGSWAGQLGDGRAISLGEIVASDGRPWEIQLKGAGPTPYSRRADGRAVLRSSVREFLCSEAMHYLGVPTTRALSLVSTGDAVVRDMFYNGNPQAEPGAIVARVAPTFVRFGNFQLLAASGELDNLRALADYVIRRYYPELGAPTEPTVYVRWFEEICRRTAVMIAHWMSVGFVHGVMNTDNMSILGLTIDYGPYGWLEPYDPDWTPNTTDFGTRRYAYGQQPNVGLWNLWQLARALAHLVPNPELLRPALDLYSATFAATRHEMLLGKLGLTDQADAADQALFEDLNEALAAAEADLTLFFRRLSHAAPAVLATPEAEAATWQELLAAACYTDQPEAQQKLRQWLPRYLRRLRQETAAPAAIRAQMLAANPKYVLRNYLAQQAIEAAEAGDLSVLNRLMQVLKTPFAEQPEHDELAAKRPEWAREKPGCATLSCSS; encoded by the coding sequence ATGCCCACTTTGCCAACGATAGATCAGGCCGCTTTTCAGAACTCCTTCGTGGAGGAAATGCGCGGCGACGACTCCCTGCACAACGTGCCCCGGCAGGTGCCGGGCTACCACTACTCCCGGGTGCGGCCCACGCCGGTGGCGGCTCCCCGGCTGCTGGCCTGGGCCGATGAGCTGGCCGATTTTCTGGGCTTGCGCAAGCCCGCCGAGCGGGGCCCGGCCGTGGAAGCCCTGGCCGGCAACCGCGTCACCGACACCATGAAGCCCTTTGCCGCCCGCTACGGGGGCCACCAGTTTGGCTCCTGGGCTGGGCAGCTCGGCGACGGGCGGGCCATTTCCCTGGGCGAAATCGTGGCCTCCGATGGCCGGCCCTGGGAAATTCAGCTCAAGGGCGCGGGCCCCACGCCCTACTCGCGCCGCGCCGACGGCCGGGCCGTGCTGCGCTCCTCGGTGCGGGAGTTTCTGTGCAGCGAGGCCATGCACTACCTGGGCGTGCCCACCACCCGCGCCCTGAGCCTGGTCAGTACCGGCGACGCGGTGGTGCGCGACATGTTCTACAACGGCAACCCCCAGGCCGAGCCCGGCGCCATCGTGGCCCGGGTGGCGCCCACGTTTGTGCGGTTTGGCAACTTTCAGCTGCTGGCCGCCAGTGGGGAGCTCGACAACCTGCGGGCCCTGGCCGACTACGTTATCCGGCGCTACTACCCCGAGCTGGGCGCGCCGACGGAGCCGACGGTGTACGTGCGCTGGTTTGAGGAAATCTGCCGCCGCACGGCCGTCATGATTGCGCACTGGATGTCGGTGGGCTTCGTGCACGGGGTGATGAACACCGACAACATGAGCATTCTGGGCCTGACCATCGACTACGGCCCCTACGGCTGGCTGGAGCCCTACGACCCCGACTGGACGCCCAACACCACCGACTTCGGCACCCGCCGCTACGCCTACGGGCAGCAGCCCAACGTGGGCCTCTGGAACCTGTGGCAGCTGGCCCGGGCCCTGGCCCACCTGGTGCCCAACCCCGAGCTGCTGCGCCCCGCCCTGGATTTGTACTCGGCCACGTTTGCCGCCACCCGCCACGAAATGCTGCTGGGCAAGCTGGGCCTCACCGACCAGGCCGACGCCGCCGACCAGGCGCTGTTTGAGGACCTGAACGAAGCCCTGGCCGCAGCGGAAGCCGACCTGACGCTGTTTTTCCGCCGCCTGTCGCACGCCGCCCCGGCCGTGCTGGCAACGCCCGAGGCAGAAGCGGCAACCTGGCAGGAGCTGCTGGCCGCCGCGTGCTACACCGACCAGCCCGAAGCCCAGCAGAAGCTGCGCCAATGGCTGCCGCGCTACCTGCGGCGGCTCCGGCAGGAAACGGCCGCGCCGGCCGCCATCCGGGCCCAGATGCTGGCCGCCAACCCCAAGTACGTGCTGCGCAACTACCTGGCCCAGCAGGCCATCGAAGCCGCCGAGGCCGGCGACCTGTCGGTGCTGAACCGCCTGATGCAGGTGCTCAAAACGCCCTTCGCCGAGCAGCCCGAACACGACGAGCTGGCCGCCAAGCGCCCCGAATGGGCCCGCGAAAAGCCCGGCTGCGCCACGCTTTCGTGCAGCTCGTAG
- a CDS encoding DinB family protein — MESSTRATIVAELKSLLEKGFAHASLEEACADIPAADLNRRVPQVPYTLWELVEHIRIAQWDILEFCRDATHGSPEWPAGYWPAAANEADEATFQATLRSIRHDRNQFLALLQDPARDLLAPLPHGTGQNLLREAMLIADHTSYHMGQLVLLRRLLGNWS; from the coding sequence ATGGAATCATCCACCCGCGCCACCATCGTGGCCGAGCTGAAAAGCCTGCTCGAAAAAGGCTTTGCCCACGCCTCGCTCGAAGAAGCCTGCGCCGACATTCCCGCCGCCGACCTCAACCGCCGCGTGCCCCAGGTGCCCTACACGCTTTGGGAGCTGGTCGAGCACATCCGCATTGCCCAGTGGGATATCCTGGAGTTCTGCCGCGACGCCACCCACGGCTCCCCGGAGTGGCCCGCCGGCTACTGGCCCGCCGCCGCTAACGAAGCCGACGAAGCCACCTTCCAGGCCACGCTCCGCAGTATCCGGCACGACCGGAACCAGTTTCTGGCCCTGCTCCAGGACCCGGCCCGCGACCTGCTGGCGCCCCTGCCCCACGGCACGGGCCAGAACCTGCTGCGCGAGGCCATGCTCATCGCCGACCACACCTCCTACCACATGGGCCAGCTGGTGCTGCTGCGCCGCCTGCTCGGCAACTGGTCCTGA